One segment of Tenrec ecaudatus isolate mTenEca1 chromosome 1, mTenEca1.hap1, whole genome shotgun sequence DNA contains the following:
- the LOC142427876 gene encoding histone H2A type 1-H — MSGRGKQGGKARAKAKTRSSRAGLQFPVGRVHRLLRKGNYAERVGAGAPVYLAAVLEYLTAEILELAGNAARDNKKTRIIPRHLQLAIRNDEELNKLLGKVTIAQGGVLPNIQAVLLPKKTESHHKAK, encoded by the coding sequence ATGTCCGGTCGCGGAAAGCAAGGAGGCAAGGCGCGCGCCAAGGCCAAGACCCGCTCCTCCCGCGCCGGGCTCCAGTTCCCGGTGGGCCGCGTGCACCGCCTGCTCCGCAAGGGCAACTACGCCGAGCGCGTCGGGGCCGGCGCGCCCGTGTACCTGGCGGCCGTGCTGGAGTACCTGACCGCCGAGATCCTGGAGCTGGCGGGCAACGCGGCGCGCGACAACAAGAAGACGCGCATCATCCCGCGCCACCTGCAGCTGGCCATCCGCAACGACGAGGAGCTCAACAAGCTGCTGGGCAAAGTCACCATCGCGCAGGGCGGCGTCCTGCCCAACATCCAGGCCGTGCTGCTGCCCAAGAAGACCGAGAGCCACCACAAGGCCAAATAA
- the LOC142442012 gene encoding histone H2B type 1-H-like: MFQCFHFSSLTGPEKNAPRRPVTKAQDDCKKRYYDLHISFQRLVLLLLNVPDPSKSAPAPKKGSKEAVTKAQKKDGKKRKRSRKESYSVYVYKVLKQVHPDTGISSKAMGIMNSFVNDIFERIAGEASRLAHYNKRSTITSREIQTAVRLLLPGELAKHAVSEGTKAVTKYTSAK, from the exons ATGTTCCAGTGCTTTCACTTCTCGTCCCTAACCGGCCCCGAAAAAAACGCTCCAAGAAGGCCCGTGACCAAGGCGCAGGACGATTGTAAGAAGCGTTATTATGAC CTTCACATCTCTTTTCAGAGACTTGTTCTGCTTCTACTCAACGTTCCCGACCCTTCGAAATCCGCGCCCGCCCCGAAGAAGGGCTCCAAGGAGGCGGTGACCAAGGCGCAGAAGAAGGACGGCAAGAAGCGCAAGCGCAGCCGCAAGGAGAGCTACTCGGTGTACGTGTACAAGGTGCTGAAGCAGGTCCACCCCGACACCGGCATctcgtccaaggccatgggcatcATGAACTCGTTCGTGAACGACATCTTCGAGCGCATCGCCGGCGAGGCGTCCCGCCTGGCGCATTACAACAAGCGCTCGACCATCACGTCGCGGGAGATCCAGACGGCCGTGCGCCTGCTGCTGCCCGGGGAGCTGGCCAAGCACGCCGTGTCCGAGGGCACCAAGGCCGTCACCAAGTACACCAGCGCCAAGTGA